In the genome of Phosphitispora fastidiosa, one region contains:
- a CDS encoding cytochrome c3 family protein: MKRFWRFILSAGLLLMLLFSVAGCKTDQNDTKKEGDEKAAPKTEAKATFVGDDACKSCHGNVITDFQATEHAEALKPISEYQLTGELPNVTLYDGADPDNTKPTELDLSEAKLYGVMVDEYLLAEVPDFKSKIYRVAKLVKNGDKYDVQAAKSVDVDKDGKEDWQAADGTSCAKCHAPGILAESPAKGVSCESCHGPGSVHVDATPDKKKGSIKASADSDLPDTQICLGCHRSDPDKDDDGTLIANNHYGTRNWFASKHAQSEKLAGCMSCHTSHKANANGQLLQKDSAEDVCATCHEGADFDLDKLMWKNPTDPHDHITADHSFGAMKYEDLGDDPATKEIEITNPAYVDLIEKEFPDLAK; encoded by the coding sequence ATGAAAAGATTTTGGCGCTTCATCTTAAGTGCTGGCCTGCTGTTGATGCTTCTATTTAGCGTGGCCGGGTGTAAAACAGATCAAAATGATACCAAGAAAGAGGGTGATGAAAAAGCAGCTCCAAAAACAGAAGCAAAAGCCACCTTTGTCGGAGACGATGCCTGTAAATCCTGCCATGGCAATGTGATCACCGACTTCCAGGCAACGGAACACGCAGAAGCATTGAAGCCCATTTCGGAATATCAGCTGACCGGCGAACTGCCGAACGTCACCTTGTACGATGGAGCAGATCCGGATAACACAAAACCTACCGAATTGGATTTGTCTGAAGCAAAACTTTACGGTGTAATGGTGGATGAGTATCTATTAGCTGAAGTTCCGGACTTTAAAAGTAAGATTTACCGGGTTGCCAAGCTTGTCAAAAACGGCGATAAATATGATGTCCAAGCCGCCAAATCTGTAGATGTGGACAAAGATGGAAAAGAAGATTGGCAGGCTGCAGACGGTACGAGTTGTGCCAAGTGCCATGCACCCGGTATTTTGGCTGAATCACCCGCCAAGGGAGTTTCCTGTGAATCCTGCCATGGGCCCGGCAGTGTCCACGTGGATGCGACGCCAGATAAGAAGAAGGGCTCAATTAAGGCATCAGCGGACAGCGACCTGCCTGATACCCAGATTTGTCTGGGATGTCACAGGTCTGACCCGGATAAAGACGATGATGGAACTCTGATTGCGAATAACCACTATGGCACACGCAACTGGTTTGCCAGCAAACATGCGCAGAGTGAAAAGCTTGCCGGTTGTATGAGTTGCCACACTTCCCATAAAGCAAATGCCAATGGTCAGCTGCTGCAAAAAGACAGCGCTGAGGATGTTTGTGCGACCTGTCATGAAGGGGCAGATTTTGATTTGGATAAGCTGATGTGGAAAAATCCAACAGACCCCCATGACCATATTACTGCTGATCACAGCTTCGGGGCTATGAAGTATGAAGACCTGGGCGACGATCCGGCGACAAAAGAGATTGAAATTACAAACCCGGCATATGTTGATTTAATCGAGAAGGAATTTCCAGACCTGGCAAAGTAA
- a CDS encoding class I adenylate-forming enzyme family protein translates to MPITEILARNAEMYGQEICLTEINLDLQESHNVTWREYELIENNPAGEYRREMTWRVFDEKANRMANLLLKRGIKKGDKVAILLMNCLEWLPIYFGILKTGAIAVPLNFRYTADEIKYCLDLSETIVLIFGPEFIGRVEAICDQIPKVKTLFFAGENRPTFAENYDRLTANCSSEAPHIELKDEDDAAVYFSSGTTGFPKAILHTHLSLMSACYTENKHHGQTREDNFLCIPPLYHTGAKMHWFGSLLSGSKAVLLRGVKPEWILKTVSEEKITIVWLLVPWAQDILDAIECGDLRLEDYHLSQWRLMHIGAQPVPPSLIHRWKKYFPDHLYDTNYGLSESIGPGCVHLGIENIHKVGAIGIPGYNWEVKITDEDGCSLTPGQVGELAVRGPGVMKCYYNDPEETAAAIRDGWLYTGDMARMDEDGFIYLVDRKKDVIISGGENLYPVQIEDFLRAHNAIKDVAVIGLPDKRLGEIAAAIIELKPGSKCTEEEIQTFCAPMPRYKRPRKIIFDEVPRNPTGKIEKPRLREKYGAISLVAAQTER, encoded by the coding sequence ATGCCTATCACAGAAATTCTGGCGCGGAATGCCGAAATGTATGGACAGGAAATATGCCTGACAGAGATTAATTTGGATCTCCAGGAAAGTCACAATGTCACCTGGCGTGAGTATGAGCTGATTGAAAATAACCCGGCAGGTGAATACCGGCGGGAAATGACCTGGCGTGTTTTTGACGAGAAAGCAAATCGAATGGCCAACCTGCTTCTGAAGAGGGGTATAAAAAAGGGGGATAAGGTAGCTATTCTTTTAATGAATTGCCTGGAGTGGCTGCCGATTTATTTCGGAATATTAAAAACCGGCGCAATTGCAGTGCCGCTAAATTTCCGCTATACGGCTGATGAAATAAAATATTGTTTAGATTTATCTGAAACCATTGTCTTGATTTTCGGGCCGGAATTTATCGGCCGGGTGGAAGCGATTTGTGATCAAATACCTAAAGTGAAAACACTTTTTTTTGCCGGAGAAAACCGCCCGACTTTTGCTGAAAACTATGACCGCTTAACTGCCAATTGTTCCAGTGAAGCTCCACATATTGAGCTTAAAGATGAAGATGATGCGGCAGTATATTTCTCCTCAGGAACCACAGGATTCCCCAAAGCAATTTTACATACACATCTAAGTCTGATGTCAGCATGTTATACGGAAAATAAGCACCATGGTCAAACGCGTGAAGATAATTTTTTATGTATTCCACCCCTTTACCACACCGGCGCCAAGATGCATTGGTTCGGCAGTCTGTTGTCAGGAAGCAAAGCCGTGTTGCTTCGTGGAGTTAAGCCTGAATGGATACTCAAAACGGTCTCTGAAGAAAAAATTACCATTGTCTGGCTTTTGGTTCCCTGGGCACAGGACATTTTGGATGCCATTGAATGTGGAGATTTGAGACTGGAAGATTATCACCTTTCCCAGTGGAGACTCATGCATATCGGCGCCCAGCCGGTTCCGCCCAGCTTAATTCATCGCTGGAAGAAGTATTTTCCGGACCATCTCTATGATACCAACTATGGCCTGAGCGAATCTATCGGTCCCGGATGTGTCCATTTAGGTATCGAGAATATTCATAAAGTCGGCGCTATCGGAATACCGGGCTATAATTGGGAAGTCAAGATTACAGACGAGGATGGATGCTCTTTAACCCCGGGACAGGTTGGAGAATTGGCTGTTAGGGGACCGGGTGTGATGAAATGCTACTACAATGACCCGGAAGAGACTGCAGCCGCAATCAGGGATGGCTGGCTATATACCGGTGATATGGCCCGGATGGATGAAGATGGTTTTATCTATTTGGTTGACCGGAAAAAAGATGTGATTATCAGCGGCGGCGAGAATTTATATCCGGTACAAATCGAAGATTTTCTCCGCGCTCATAATGCAATTAAGGATGTAGCAGTCATTGGGCTGCCTGATAAACGTCTGGGTGAAATAGCGGCTGCGATCATTGAACTAAAACCGGGCTCTAAGTGTACCGAAGAAGAAATACAAACATTCTGCGCTCCAATGCCGCGTTACAAACGTCCGCGGAAAATCATTTTTGATGAAGTCCCGCGTAATCCCACCGGCAAGATTGAAAAACCGCGGTTAAGGGAAAAATACGGGGCCATAAGTTTAGTGGCGGCTCAAACTGAGAGATAA
- a CDS encoding cold-shock protein, with protein sequence MLGTVKWFNAEKGFGFIEQEGSGEDVFVHFSSINTAGYKSLDEGQKVEFDIEKGQRGLQAANVNLL encoded by the coding sequence ATGTTGGGTACAGTAAAATGGTTTAATGCTGAAAAAGGTTTCGGGTTTATTGAACAAGAAGGCAGTGGGGAAGACGTATTTGTACACTTTTCTTCTATTAATACAGCAGGATATAAATCCCTTGATGAGGGGCAAAAGGTTGAGTTTGATATAGAAAAAGGTCAGCGTGGCCTACAAGCCGCTAATGTTAATCTTCTATAA
- a CDS encoding GNAT family N-acetyltransferase: MSTRREIKQYLNITRLIYRDCIYYRDSMTDILKMFLYKKTAFIEHSEFLPFLIEDQGKPVLRAAFIIDRNLSDCLIIAFFEAYEHQGAAVELMLQKARELAKSRGLKKIICGLAAHLNYGVGFLASHFDVAPCFGLGYTPGYYLDYFRGMREVNFTSIQVAVDKFDFAGEEGLLKRIQQRGYTFRTADFSQLDREIAIFTRLNNLSYQGQQWWTERTFSEDKELLYPFRWFLSGENLIIAEKDGEPVGLLLWYPDFNQLVAPGQCLGISTLIKLKLGGRRRIDRFKIADIAVHPKFQGTGIILGLFERLQTLVKGRFKYGEGGWIAADNLLSRGFAGRWRDLGCQEYKQYKAFETEL; the protein is encoded by the coding sequence GTGAGTACACGCAGAGAAATTAAGCAGTACCTTAACATAACGAGGCTGATTTATCGCGACTGCATCTATTATCGCGATTCCATGACTGACATCCTTAAGATGTTTTTATATAAAAAGACCGCGTTTATTGAACATAGTGAGTTCCTGCCTTTTCTGATTGAAGACCAGGGGAAGCCGGTACTGCGGGCTGCCTTTATCATTGACCGTAACCTGTCAGACTGCCTGATCATTGCTTTCTTTGAGGCTTATGAGCATCAGGGGGCAGCAGTGGAATTGATGCTGCAGAAGGCAAGGGAATTAGCTAAATCCAGGGGCCTGAAAAAAATTATCTGCGGCTTAGCTGCACACTTAAATTACGGGGTAGGCTTTTTGGCCTCACATTTCGATGTGGCACCCTGTTTTGGTCTTGGTTACACGCCCGGTTACTACCTGGACTACTTCCGGGGGATGCGAGAAGTAAACTTTACCTCCATTCAGGTTGCTGTCGATAAATTTGATTTTGCCGGAGAGGAAGGTTTGCTAAAACGCATTCAGCAGAGGGGCTATACCTTTCGCACAGCAGATTTCTCCCAGTTGGACCGGGAGATTGCCATTTTCACCAGATTAAATAATCTCAGCTACCAGGGTCAGCAGTGGTGGACTGAGCGCACCTTTTCGGAAGATAAGGAACTTTTGTATCCCTTTAGGTGGTTCCTCAGTGGAGAGAATCTGATTATTGCCGAAAAAGACGGAGAACCTGTCGGGCTGCTCCTGTGGTATCCGGATTTTAATCAACTGGTTGCTCCCGGTCAGTGTTTAGGTATTTCCACCCTAATTAAACTAAAATTGGGCGGTAGGCGCCGGATTGACCGCTTTAAAATTGCCGATATTGCCGTTCATCCGAAGTTTCAGGGGACGGGGATAATATTAGGCCTGTTTGAGAGGCTGCAGACCCTGGTTAAAGGCCGCTTCAAATATGGCGAGGGCGGCTGGATTGCAGCAGATAACCTGCTGTCCCGGGGCTTTGCCGGTCGCTGGCGGGATCTGGGCTGTCAGGAATACAAGCAGTATAAAGCCTTTGAAACGGAGCTTTAG
- a CDS encoding GNAT family N-acetyltransferase — protein sequence MKWITYDKIDQVPTDWDELAGSNIFLTRDFLRHLEKVNPCSQAYHRLEDHVCRPKAIYVDYTLKLDIFTYRLLSFKIPLRIMGIPCSVAKPGFSAAAGYENELWQHFQSRKGAKLILNCSQKLPGKAGNTLPACRLQINWSSFEEYLMAMRSSYRCRTNKAVRKWHEVQVDILPPSRFDQNMYLLYEAVYARSAAKLEKLSIGFFRSLTPKARLIRATYKEQLLGFSVIVENDDELVFLFTGFDYQLNHQFDIYYNLLLEILRFGIANNYAVIDFGQTAEETKLKLGAQLFDFAMYIGHSNPIINWAANRVLGALSYRASTVPYRVFKNRGQHTEN from the coding sequence ATGAAGTGGATTACTTACGACAAAATTGACCAGGTCCCTACAGACTGGGATGAACTGGCTGGCAGCAACATCTTTTTAACCAGGGATTTTCTCCGCCACCTGGAAAAGGTTAATCCCTGCAGCCAGGCGTATCACCGGCTGGAAGATCACGTGTGCCGGCCAAAGGCTATCTATGTTGACTATACATTGAAGCTGGACATATTTACCTATAGACTGTTGAGTTTTAAGATTCCCCTAAGAATTATGGGGATTCCCTGTTCGGTGGCTAAACCGGGCTTTAGCGCTGCCGCAGGTTATGAAAATGAATTATGGCAGCACTTTCAAAGCCGGAAGGGAGCAAAACTGATTCTGAATTGTTCTCAGAAACTACCGGGCAAAGCGGGTAATACCTTGCCGGCCTGTCGTTTGCAGATTAATTGGAGCAGTTTTGAGGAATATCTTATGGCCATGCGCAGCAGCTATCGCTGCCGGACTAACAAAGCTGTCAGGAAGTGGCATGAGGTTCAGGTTGACATACTGCCGCCATCGCGTTTTGATCAAAACATGTACCTGCTATATGAAGCGGTTTATGCCAGATCCGCCGCCAAATTGGAGAAGCTGTCTATTGGCTTTTTCAGAAGCTTAACCCCTAAAGCCAGGTTGATTAGAGCCACATATAAGGAACAATTGCTTGGCTTTAGCGTCATAGTAGAAAATGATGATGAATTGGTGTTTTTATTTACCGGCTTTGATTATCAGTTAAACCACCAATTTGATATCTATTATAATCTTTTACTGGAAATACTGCGTTTCGGAATTGCCAACAACTATGCCGTTATTGATTTCGGGCAGACGGCAGAGGAGACTAAACTGAAATTGGGAGCCCAGCTGTTTGATTTTGCAATGTACATCGGCCATTCCAATCCCATCATCAATTGGGCTGCCAATCGTGTCCTGGGGGCACTTAGTTACCGGGCGTCGACAGTGCCGTACCGGGTGTTCAAAAACAGGGGGCAGCATACAGAAAACTAA
- a CDS encoding class I SAM-dependent methyltransferase codes for MMSRIWDFWAKYYDRLWVQTYSLGPTRKLVIKELEGLLGIHKAPVGRPVRHLDVGCGSGQLIAELIEVFTPEAIICSGIDASVKMIEQARDKGLAAKFYPGDAHQLPFDEASFDLVTCCHSLPYYHNQPLAVQEFYRVLRPGGLLFLVNASVNSFYDRVMMSLVKVTTGPGNYPSKAGMRELAAVSGAELITQVRVPVYSLIPSLILTISRKRVPHEGITG; via the coding sequence ATGATGAGCAGGATATGGGATTTTTGGGCCAAATACTATGACCGCCTCTGGGTGCAGACCTATTCTCTTGGACCGACCAGGAAGCTGGTTATCAAGGAGTTGGAGGGTTTGCTGGGGATTCACAAAGCCCCGGTGGGGAGGCCGGTGCGGCACCTGGATGTTGGGTGCGGCAGTGGTCAGTTAATTGCCGAGCTTATTGAAGTATTTACTCCTGAAGCTATTATCTGCAGCGGAATTGATGCCTCTGTGAAGATGATTGAGCAAGCCAGGGATAAAGGTCTGGCTGCCAAATTCTATCCGGGTGATGCTCATCAACTGCCTTTTGACGAGGCTTCTTTTGACCTGGTCACCTGCTGCCATTCTTTACCTTATTACCATAACCAGCCACTGGCAGTTCAGGAATTTTACCGTGTCCTCAGACCGGGCGGGTTATTGTTTTTGGTTAATGCTTCAGTGAACAGTTTCTATGACCGGGTGATGATGAGTTTAGTGAAGGTAACTACTGGGCCTGGGAATTATCCATCAAAGGCCGGGATGAGGGAGTTAGCAGCTGTCTCCGGAGCGGAATTAATCACCCAGGTCAGGGTGCCGGTCTACAGCCTCATCCCCAGTCTGATATTGACTATTTCCAGAAAGCGGGTGCCTCATGAAGGTATTACTGGTTAG
- a CDS encoding B12-binding domain-containing radical SAM protein has product MKVLLVRPKPHPDTIGLQSIMVCEPLELEYLAAAIKERHQVELVDMILEKDSLEHFLVRYRPDVVAVTAYISHIPVVKEYAKAVKQFDTAITVVAGGVHAEVVPEDFFDENIDYVVYAKGLANFSLLIGELEAGSRVSLPGVLSKGQTKVPVDNRDLPTVFPDRTITAKYRDQYYYMYHQPCALLKTSYGCPFSCNFCYCREITGGSYYVRDLEEVIAELLLIKEREIYIVDDNFLVDPIRVERFCELLQKHRLDKRFLIYGRADFIAEHEETIAKFAQVGLRAVIVGIESPDSTELAQYNKQSSVESNERAINILQKYQVDCYATMIMGLDWDKRDFDRLFRWLSKNKLQFVNLQPLTPMPGTILQGQYTDLLIAPTDYAKWDLANLVVKPTGLSVRSYYLQMLWVYFKITLSPGSLFKNLRYGLLPNLKLSLGVTKIIWQYLQKIIKG; this is encoded by the coding sequence ATGAAGGTATTACTGGTTAGACCCAAACCTCACCCGGATACCATTGGTCTCCAGAGTATCATGGTCTGTGAGCCTTTGGAACTGGAATATCTGGCCGCAGCTATTAAAGAGCGCCATCAGGTTGAATTAGTGGATATGATTCTGGAAAAGGATTCCCTGGAGCATTTCCTGGTCAGATACCGGCCTGATGTGGTTGCTGTAACAGCATATATATCACACATACCGGTTGTCAAAGAATATGCCAAAGCAGTCAAACAGTTTGATACCGCCATTACTGTAGTGGCGGGAGGGGTTCATGCCGAGGTAGTGCCGGAGGATTTTTTTGATGAAAACATCGATTATGTGGTCTATGCTAAAGGCTTAGCAAATTTCAGTCTGCTAATTGGAGAATTGGAAGCAGGCTCCCGGGTAAGTCTGCCGGGCGTTCTAAGCAAAGGTCAGACTAAGGTTCCGGTTGATAATAGGGACCTTCCAACGGTATTTCCTGACCGGACCATCACTGCCAAGTACCGTGATCAATATTACTACATGTATCACCAGCCCTGTGCTCTGCTGAAGACTTCCTATGGGTGTCCCTTTAGCTGTAATTTTTGTTATTGCAGGGAAATCACTGGGGGGAGCTATTATGTGCGGGACCTGGAGGAGGTTATTGCAGAGCTTCTCCTGATTAAAGAGCGGGAGATCTATATTGTTGATGATAATTTCCTGGTTGATCCCATCAGGGTAGAAAGATTTTGCGAATTACTGCAAAAACACCGTTTGGATAAAAGGTTTCTCATCTATGGACGGGCTGATTTTATTGCTGAACATGAGGAAACTATTGCTAAATTTGCTCAAGTTGGGCTGCGGGCTGTTATCGTGGGTATCGAGTCACCTGACAGCACCGAATTGGCACAGTACAACAAGCAGAGCAGTGTCGAAAGCAATGAACGGGCGATAAACATTTTGCAGAAATATCAAGTAGACTGCTATGCTACCATGATTATGGGTCTGGACTGGGATAAGCGGGATTTTGACCGTCTCTTTCGGTGGCTGTCCAAAAACAAACTGCAGTTTGTGAACCTGCAGCCCCTAACCCCCATGCCGGGAACAATTTTACAGGGGCAGTACACCGACCTGCTTATTGCGCCAACTGATTATGCCAAGTGGGATCTGGCCAATCTGGTAGTGAAACCGACCGGGCTTTCTGTACGCAGTTATTACCTGCAGATGTTATGGGTTTACTTTAAAATAACCCTCAGTCCCGGGAGTCTCTTTAAAAACTTACGCTATGGCTTGCTGCCAAACCTGAAACTGTCTCTTGGAGTAACCAAAATAATCTGGCAGTATCTGCAGAAAATCATCAAAGGGTAG
- a CDS encoding B12-binding domain-containing radical SAM protein, protein MRVLLVRPGRRKQAITLGEFMFAEPIGLECVYSVLKDTCQVKILDLMIEGQDFTKELQDFRPDVVGFTSYCIDVLAVLELAEAAKKINPGFITLAGGTQALLAPESFYNEYIDHIFEYTTKENLLEFFDSLNRGEEIPPIAGVRSRRDNYLGTGAKGLNEYIIPERSSTAGYRRHYSYFGYKPCAIMQTSMGCSTHCKFCLRWKIEGPVEQDRPMTEVIDQIAGIAEPSIMFYDNNFLYNPRRLEYFCDAIETRGIRKNFICYGSARSIAAQPELMQRLGKIGLRAVLVGYESFRDEDLASYQKQSTVAVNLEAARILKEAGIDCWASFILHPDWSAKDFGEFRRCLKQLKPEISSLSPMTPFPAGLLYRQYQDRLLFPKEAYDQWSFSVVSIRPSQMSLRRYYLEVMRTNLYVNLCLNNSTYLVRKFGWRTMVRLLKGSLKFGWTYTKLMLKG, encoded by the coding sequence ATGCGAGTTTTACTGGTCCGGCCAGGGCGGAGAAAACAGGCTATTACTCTGGGAGAATTCATGTTTGCGGAACCCATCGGTCTGGAGTGTGTCTATAGTGTCCTGAAGGATACCTGTCAGGTTAAGATTCTGGACCTGATGATAGAGGGGCAGGACTTCACCAAAGAGCTGCAGGATTTTCGCCCCGATGTTGTCGGATTTACTTCCTATTGTATTGATGTATTGGCTGTATTGGAATTGGCAGAAGCAGCAAAGAAAATTAATCCCGGATTTATCACCCTGGCAGGCGGCACACAGGCCTTGTTGGCCCCAGAAAGTTTTTATAACGAATATATTGATCACATTTTTGAATATACCACAAAAGAAAATCTGCTTGAATTCTTTGACTCCTTAAATCGGGGAGAGGAAATCCCGCCAATTGCGGGGGTGCGCAGCCGCAGGGACAATTATCTGGGCACAGGAGCAAAGGGCCTAAATGAGTACATCATTCCCGAGCGCAGCTCCACGGCTGGATATCGCCGGCATTACAGTTATTTCGGGTACAAGCCCTGTGCCATCATGCAGACATCTATGGGCTGCAGCACTCACTGTAAGTTCTGCCTGCGCTGGAAGATCGAAGGACCGGTGGAACAGGATCGGCCCATGACAGAGGTTATTGACCAGATTGCCGGGATCGCGGAACCTAGCATCATGTTTTATGATAATAATTTTCTATATAACCCCAGGCGGTTGGAATATTTTTGCGATGCCATTGAAACCAGGGGCATCAGGAAGAATTTCATCTGCTATGGCAGCGCCCGGAGTATTGCCGCTCAGCCTGAGCTGATGCAGCGCCTGGGTAAGATTGGCCTAAGGGCAGTGCTGGTTGGCTATGAGTCTTTTCGCGATGAGGATCTGGCCAGTTATCAAAAGCAGTCAACTGTCGCGGTGAATTTAGAGGCAGCCCGCATTTTAAAGGAGGCCGGGATTGATTGCTGGGCATCATTTATTCTGCACCCTGACTGGAGCGCAAAGGATTTCGGGGAATTTCGCCGCTGCCTAAAACAGCTTAAGCCGGAGATTTCCTCCTTATCTCCGATGACACCGTTTCCCGCCGGGCTGCTTTACCGGCAGTATCAGGACAGGCTGCTGTTTCCCAAAGAGGCCTATGACCAGTGGAGTTTTTCGGTTGTATCCATCAGACCAAGCCAGATGAGTTTAAGACGTTATTACCTGGAGGTGATGCGGACAAACCTGTATGTAAACCTCTGTCTGAACAATTCCACCTATTTAGTAAGAAAATTCGGGTGGAGGACTATGGTGCGTTTGCTCAAAGGGTCATTAAAATTTGGTTGGACCTATACTAAACTAATGTTAAAGGGCTAA
- a CDS encoding B12-binding domain-containing radical SAM protein: MKKKLLLIQPTPYDSSGSLIKRRKLYFVGLALPLLAALTPEAWEIELALETIEEVDLETDAQVIGISSMGHSVIRAIELAKEYRNRGKTVIMGGYMVSLMAEEAGQYCDAVVIGDAEGVWRELLLDWEAGQLKKIYRAELDSLENLPLPRYDLLTDKAIGDFLPVQAGRGCPHSCSFCSVHCLYRGKYLKRSIPEVIRDIKYVKSLGYNRFLLLDDNIVSDEGYMLELVREIAKLKMQWFSQCDITAANNPVLLKALKDSGCLVLSFGLESISQESLDSLNKAWAKVQHYPDQIQRIRQAGIEVSTEMVVGTDADTEESILATANFIAANKISVPRFYILTPIPGTDLFNQLRSEGRICNENIYSYNGTEAVHVPARMSPQQLTKAYWELYNRVYSWTSIIKRTLLTRNFLANPIQQLFYFLVNLKYRQDIRKGIPPNII; encoded by the coding sequence ATGAAAAAAAAATTACTCTTAATTCAACCCACTCCCTATGACAGCAGCGGCAGTTTAATTAAAAGACGCAAACTGTATTTTGTGGGTTTGGCCTTACCACTGCTGGCTGCCTTGACACCTGAGGCTTGGGAAATAGAATTGGCTTTGGAAACCATTGAGGAAGTCGACCTGGAAACAGATGCCCAGGTAATCGGCATCAGCAGCATGGGACACAGTGTGATCAGAGCCATTGAATTGGCTAAGGAGTACCGGAACAGAGGCAAAACCGTCATTATGGGCGGGTACATGGTGAGTTTGATGGCAGAGGAAGCCGGTCAGTATTGTGATGCTGTGGTCATCGGTGATGCCGAGGGAGTTTGGCGGGAACTGCTCCTGGATTGGGAAGCGGGGCAGCTTAAAAAAATTTACCGGGCTGAGCTGGATTCCTTAGAAAATTTACCTCTGCCGCGCTATGATTTGCTGACAGATAAAGCCATCGGCGATTTTCTTCCTGTTCAGGCCGGGAGGGGGTGTCCTCACAGCTGCAGCTTTTGTTCAGTTCACTGCCTGTACCGGGGGAAATACCTGAAACGCAGTATCCCGGAGGTGATTCGGGATATTAAATATGTTAAGTCCTTAGGGTATAACAGGTTTTTACTTCTGGATGACAACATTGTCTCAGATGAAGGGTATATGCTGGAGCTGGTGCGCGAAATCGCCAAACTGAAGATGCAGTGGTTTAGTCAGTGTGATATTACGGCAGCCAATAATCCCGTTCTGTTAAAGGCTCTTAAGGACAGCGGCTGTTTGGTCTTAAGCTTTGGTTTGGAAAGCATCAGCCAGGAAAGCCTGGACAGCCTGAATAAAGCCTGGGCCAAAGTGCAGCATTATCCTGACCAGATTCAAAGGATTCGCCAGGCCGGTATTGAAGTCAGTACTGAGATGGTGGTGGGCACAGATGCCGATACGGAGGAAAGCATTTTAGCCACTGCCAATTTCATCGCAGCCAATAAGATTTCTGTCCCGCGATTTTATATTTTAACACCTATTCCAGGTACAGATTTGTTTAATCAGCTGCGCAGTGAGGGCCGGATTTGCAATGAAAATATCTACTCTTATAACGGTACGGAAGCTGTCCATGTTCCGGCCCGGATGAGTCCACAGCAGTTAACCAAAGCCTACTGGGAACTTTATAACCGGGTCTACAGCTGGACCTCCATTATCAAGAGAACGCTGTTAACCCGAAATTTCCTGGCTAACCCAATACAGCAGTTGTTTTATTTTTTAGTTAATCTGAAATACCGGCAGGACATCAGGAAGGGCATACCGCCCAACATAATCTAA
- a CDS encoding N-acyl amino acid synthase FeeM domain-containing protein encodes MTLQLTFKTAETIAEQRQARQVIQRVFVDELNYRQMTIDQFDQIAHYLIAVQDSEVIAALRVIPDAELGLPIEEFIDLSPLRSNEVKLAEVSRLACLTGFRNFNITCKGLSFFEETIRSLGFTHLVIESLLETVRLYRFLGFTTFDEPFYDYSVDLYNQKSPNSIGLMKSMKG; translated from the coding sequence GTGACCCTGCAATTGACCTTTAAGACAGCAGAAACAATTGCGGAACAACGCCAAGCCAGACAAGTCATTCAGCGGGTGTTTGTGGATGAACTGAATTATCGGCAGATGACCATAGATCAGTTTGACCAGATAGCCCATTATCTCATTGCTGTTCAGGACTCCGAGGTAATCGCGGCACTAAGGGTCATTCCTGATGCAGAACTGGGGCTGCCCATCGAAGAGTTTATTGACCTGTCACCTTTAAGAAGTAATGAGGTCAAACTGGCAGAGGTGTCCCGGCTGGCCTGCTTAACCGGCTTTCGCAATTTCAATATCACCTGTAAAGGATTGTCCTTCTTCGAGGAGACTATCCGTTCTTTAGGTTTTACTCATCTTGTGATTGAATCACTATTGGAAACCGTTCGCTTATACCGGTTCCTGGGGTTTACCACTTTCGATGAACCCTTCTATGATTATTCGGTAGACTTATACAATCAGAAGAGTCCTAACTCAATAGGTTTAATGAAAAGCATGAAAGGTTAA